The DNA segment ATGCTAGAGCGCTTTTAAAGTTGCCTTCAGAAGAGCTTAGAAATAAAGTTTTGAAAGAAGTTATTAGTAAGTCTTTAAATGTAAAGAAAACAGAGGAAGTAATAGAAAGGGAACTTCTTAAATTATGTAGTCAAGAAGTAGCAGCCGATGGTAAGAAAAGAATAAAAGGAATATTCAGTCCAAGAATTTATGTAAATACCATAAAGCAAGTTTTTGATAAATACGGAATAAAAGCTAATTATAAATCTAAAGAATTAGAAGATTCTATAGAAGTTACTATATGTATTCCAAAGAAATAATTAAATTTTATGTAGTTTTAAAATTATATATAATTATTGTTTAGAGAGGTAATACAAGTTGGTATGATTAATAATTGATATTATTATGTGTATAAATAATAAGGCACATTCAAATAAATAACAAGTCAGTATGCTAGTCTATTTTGCGTCATACTGCGTCAGCAGAACCCACCGATAGTTCTACTAGCGGCGGAACCTGCTTCCTTGTCTGACACAAAATATACCTGCATCTTTGACTTGTTATTTATTTTCATGTACCTTAGTAAAATTATTAAATGAATATTTTAATATAGATGTTACTACGTTAAATAGATAAAAAAACTTAAAGATAAAATTAGTGTAGAAAAAACTTTTATACTGATTTTATCTTTTTTTATTTTTTATAGTGTTGAGGGATGAAAAATTACTAGCACAAGAGATGTATTAATATTATAATAGAAGTTGAAGATAAATTTAAAATATATTAGCCACCGCATAGTATCGGTGGTAATTTAATAATGTAAACTGGTTTTTAAAATATAATTAAAGGTGATGAGTTTAATGAAGATTATTTGCATTTTTAATCAAAAAGGTGGAGTGGGTAAAACTACAACTAATATAAACTTATGCTCCTATTTAGCTAATAAAGGACATAAAATACTTACTATAGATATTGATCCTCAAGGAAACACTACTAGTGGATTGGGATTGGACAAGAGAAGTATTGAAAGTTCCATTTATGATGTGTTATCAGGAGAAAAGAGCATAAAAGAATCTATAATTAAAATAGAGCTTATTGATAATTTTTACATTGTACCATCTACTATGGAATTGGCTGGTGCGGAAGTAGAGTTAATAAATAAGGAAAGTAGAGAAAATATATTAAAAAATGCTCTACAGGATTTAGATGAGGAATTTGATTATGTGTTTATAGATTGTCCTCCTTCTTTAGGATTTTTAACAATAAATGCTCTTTCTGCAGCAGATAGTGTCTTGATTCCAATTCAATGTGAATTTTATGCATTAGAGGGTGTTGGACAACTTATAAATACGGTTCAGCTAGTTAAAAAATCTTTAAATAAATCTTTGGAAATAGAAGGCATTTTAATGAGCATGTATGATAGTAGAACAAAACTTAGTAATGAAGTGGTTCAAGAAGTAAAGAAATATTTCAAGGATAAAGTATACAAC comes from the Haloimpatiens massiliensis genome and includes:
- a CDS encoding ParA family protein — protein: MKIICIFNQKGGVGKTTTNINLCSYLANKGHKILTIDIDPQGNTTSGLGLDKRSIESSIYDVLSGEKSIKESIIKIELIDNFYIVPSTMELAGAEVELINKESRENILKNALQDLDEEFDYVFIDCPPSLGFLTINALSAADSVLIPIQCEFYALEGVGQLINTVQLVKKSLNKSLEIEGILMSMYDSRTKLSNEVVQEVKKYFKDKVYNTTIPRNIRLAEAPSFGLPILLFDDKCRGAEAYQKLTKEFLKRQKVRA